From a single Rhinolophus ferrumequinum isolate MPI-CBG mRhiFer1 chromosome 15, mRhiFer1_v1.p, whole genome shotgun sequence genomic region:
- the LOC117034672 gene encoding zinc finger protein 726-like isoform X2, with product MKLAWDVKRKKTVSIHPVMPSEDTQGLLPKPGIEDSSHRMLLSTCNGERSYQFNESWKNFREGSNPEKHQRTRYPENHCPCGSAFDQSSNLTHQNSHIVEKTNEYKCDKSLNRSLNLTEHENVHTGEEPFKCNPCGRVFTQLPNLLKRCKKIRTGERPYKCRECGKAFIRRSHLTRHEIIHTTEKPYKCKQCGKAFNVRSHLTRHEKIHTGEKPYHCRECGKAFFWSSSLTQHQKIHTGQMPYKCEQCGKAFHWRSHLLLHERIHTGEKPYKCRECEKAFMCCSQLTIHMRTHTGEKPYKCRECEKAFMYCSQLTTHKRIHTGESPYKCRECGKAFTHLSKLVVHKKIHTGEKPYKCEQCGKAFIQRSYLAAHKKIHAGDKPFKCRECGRAFTRCSSLTIHERIHTGEKPYKCRECGKAFTQRLYLTGHERIHTGEKPYQCKECGKAFTQRSYLTRHERIHTGEKPYKCRECGKAFIQRAHLTVHERIHSGEKPYKFKQCGKAITHHLQFTQHMKIHNGEKP from the exons ATGAAGTTGGCCTGGGATGTGAAGCGAAAAAAGACAGTGTCCATCCACCCAG TTATGCCTTCTGAAGACACACAGGGCCTGTTGCCAAAACCGGGTATAGAAGACTCATCCCACAGAATGCTTCTG AGTACGTGTAATGGAGAGAGAAGTTATCAGTTCAATGAATCTTGGAAAAACTTTAGAGAAGGGTCAAATCCTGAAAAGCATCAGAGAACTCGGTACCCAGAGAACCATTGTCCATGTGGGAGTGCCTTTGATCAAAGCTCAAATCTTACACATCAGAATAGTCATATTGTAGAGAAGACAAACGAATATAAATGTGACAAATCTTTGAACCGATCTTTAAATCTTACTGAACATGAGAATGTTCATACTGGGGAGGAACCTTTCAAATGTAATCCGTGTGGGAGAGTCTTTACTCAATTACCCAATCTGTTAAAAAGATGTAAGAAAATTCGTACTGGAGAGAGGCCTTACAAGTGTAGAGAATGTGGCAAAGCCTTTATTCGGCGTTCACATCTTACTAGGCATGAGATAATTCATACTACAGAGAAACCTTACAAGTGTAAACAATGTGGCAAAGCCTTTAATGTGCGTTCACATCTTACTAGACATGAgaaaattcatactggagagaagccttaccATTGTAGagaatgtggtaaagccttcTTTTGGAGTTCTAGTCTTACTCAACATCAGAAAATTCATACGGGACAGATGCCTTACAAATGTGAGCAATGTGGCAAAGCCTTTCACTGGCGTTCACATCTTCTTCTGcatgagagaattcatactggagagaagccttacaaatgtagagaatgtgaAAAAGCTTTTATGTGCTGTTCACAGCTTACTATACATATGAgaactcatactggagagaagccttacaaatgtagagaatgtgaAAAAGCTTTTATGTACTGTTCACAGCTTACTACACAtaagagaattcatactggagagagtCCTTATAAATGTAGAGAATGCGGTAAAGCTTTTACTCACCTTTCAAAGCTTGTTGTACATAAgaaaattcatactggagagaagccttacaaatgtgaACAGTGTGGCAAAGCCTTTATTCAGCGTTCATATCTTGCTGCACATAAGAAAATTCATGCTGGAGACAAGCCTTtcaaatgtagagaatgtggtaGAGCCTTTACTCGGTGTTCATCTCTTACTATAcatgagagaattcatactggagagaagccttacaaatgtagagaatgtggtaaagcctttaCTCAGCGTTTATATCTTACTGGAcatgagagaattcatactggagagaagccttatcaatgtaaagaatgtggtaaagcctttaCTCAGCGTTCATATCTTACTAGAcatgagagaattcatactggagagaagccttacaaatgtagagaatgtggtaaagcctttaTTCAGCGTGCACATCTTACTGTACATGAGAGAATTCATagtggagagaagccttacaaatttAAACAGTGTGGCAAAGCCATTACTCATCATTTACAGTTTACTCAACACATGAAAATTCATAATGGAGAGAAACCTTAA
- the LOC117034672 gene encoding zinc finger protein 665-like isoform X1 yields MAASQGRLTFRDVAIDFSQEEWECLHPAERKLYVDVMLENYRNLCSLGLAVSKPDLVIFLERMKLAWDVKRKKTVSIHPVMPSEDTQGLLPKPGIEDSSHRMLLSTCNGERSYQFNESWKNFREGSNPEKHQRTRYPENHCPCGSAFDQSSNLTHQNSHIVEKTNEYKCDKSLNRSLNLTEHENVHTGEEPFKCNPCGRVFTQLPNLLKRCKKIRTGERPYKCRECGKAFIRRSHLTRHEIIHTTEKPYKCKQCGKAFNVRSHLTRHEKIHTGEKPYHCRECGKAFFWSSSLTQHQKIHTGQMPYKCEQCGKAFHWRSHLLLHERIHTGEKPYKCRECEKAFMCCSQLTIHMRTHTGEKPYKCRECEKAFMYCSQLTTHKRIHTGESPYKCRECGKAFTHLSKLVVHKKIHTGEKPYKCEQCGKAFIQRSYLAAHKKIHAGDKPFKCRECGRAFTRCSSLTIHERIHTGEKPYKCRECGKAFTQRLYLTGHERIHTGEKPYQCKECGKAFTQRSYLTRHERIHTGEKPYKCRECGKAFIQRAHLTVHERIHSGEKPYKFKQCGKAITHHLQFTQHMKIHNGEKP; encoded by the exons GGACGGTTGACATTCAGGGATGTGGCCATAGATTTCTCTCAGGAGGAGTGGGAATGTCTGCACCCAGCTGAGCGGAAACTGTACGTGgacgtgatgctggagaactacagGAACCTGTGCTCCCTGG GTCTTGCTGTCTCTAAGCCAGACCTGGTCATCTTTTTGGAGAGAATGAAGTTGGCCTGGGATGTGAAGCGAAAAAAGACAGTGTCCATCCACCCAG TTATGCCTTCTGAAGACACACAGGGCCTGTTGCCAAAACCGGGTATAGAAGACTCATCCCACAGAATGCTTCTG AGTACGTGTAATGGAGAGAGAAGTTATCAGTTCAATGAATCTTGGAAAAACTTTAGAGAAGGGTCAAATCCTGAAAAGCATCAGAGAACTCGGTACCCAGAGAACCATTGTCCATGTGGGAGTGCCTTTGATCAAAGCTCAAATCTTACACATCAGAATAGTCATATTGTAGAGAAGACAAACGAATATAAATGTGACAAATCTTTGAACCGATCTTTAAATCTTACTGAACATGAGAATGTTCATACTGGGGAGGAACCTTTCAAATGTAATCCGTGTGGGAGAGTCTTTACTCAATTACCCAATCTGTTAAAAAGATGTAAGAAAATTCGTACTGGAGAGAGGCCTTACAAGTGTAGAGAATGTGGCAAAGCCTTTATTCGGCGTTCACATCTTACTAGGCATGAGATAATTCATACTACAGAGAAACCTTACAAGTGTAAACAATGTGGCAAAGCCTTTAATGTGCGTTCACATCTTACTAGACATGAgaaaattcatactggagagaagccttaccATTGTAGagaatgtggtaaagccttcTTTTGGAGTTCTAGTCTTACTCAACATCAGAAAATTCATACGGGACAGATGCCTTACAAATGTGAGCAATGTGGCAAAGCCTTTCACTGGCGTTCACATCTTCTTCTGcatgagagaattcatactggagagaagccttacaaatgtagagaatgtgaAAAAGCTTTTATGTGCTGTTCACAGCTTACTATACATATGAgaactcatactggagagaagccttacaaatgtagagaatgtgaAAAAGCTTTTATGTACTGTTCACAGCTTACTACACAtaagagaattcatactggagagagtCCTTATAAATGTAGAGAATGCGGTAAAGCTTTTACTCACCTTTCAAAGCTTGTTGTACATAAgaaaattcatactggagagaagccttacaaatgtgaACAGTGTGGCAAAGCCTTTATTCAGCGTTCATATCTTGCTGCACATAAGAAAATTCATGCTGGAGACAAGCCTTtcaaatgtagagaatgtggtaGAGCCTTTACTCGGTGTTCATCTCTTACTATAcatgagagaattcatactggagagaagccttacaaatgtagagaatgtggtaaagcctttaCTCAGCGTTTATATCTTACTGGAcatgagagaattcatactggagagaagccttatcaatgtaaagaatgtggtaaagcctttaCTCAGCGTTCATATCTTACTAGAcatgagagaattcatactggagagaagccttacaaatgtagagaatgtggtaaagcctttaTTCAGCGTGCACATCTTACTGTACATGAGAGAATTCATagtggagagaagccttacaaatttAAACAGTGTGGCAAAGCCATTACTCATCATTTACAGTTTACTCAACACATGAAAATTCATAATGGAGAGAAACCTTAA